One Paenibacillus riograndensis SBR5 DNA segment encodes these proteins:
- a CDS encoding DegV family protein, with protein MPIKIITDSGSDLPLEYAEKYNVDIVHLPVHFGHELMPEDADTQAFYAKMRESKELPKTASPSPQVFLNKFKQVEPGTDIMVVCMSSNISSTYQAAVIAKDLYEEEGHSNAIEIIDSKNFSGGLSLIVAFTAKWSLTCSSLAELKQMVLDKIGEVNAYFTLDTLENVIKGGRLNRLSGAVASVLNIKLLLKISDEGTVEVVEKTRGLPKALSHLLAKLEHKQHDYEKAVIAIVHSNCEKLAQEIKERILEKHPFKEILFSSMGPVMGTYAGEGGIGVAF; from the coding sequence ATGCCCATCAAGATTATTACCGATAGCGGTTCTGATTTACCCTTGGAGTATGCAGAAAAATATAACGTTGACATCGTTCATTTGCCGGTTCACTTTGGGCATGAGCTGATGCCGGAGGATGCGGATACCCAGGCTTTTTATGCCAAAATGCGTGAATCCAAGGAGCTGCCTAAGACAGCCAGCCCCAGTCCGCAGGTATTCCTGAACAAATTCAAACAAGTGGAACCGGGCACCGATATTATGGTTGTCTGTATGTCCTCGAATATAAGCAGCACTTATCAGGCGGCGGTAATTGCCAAGGATTTATATGAAGAAGAAGGGCATTCCAATGCCATTGAGATTATAGATTCGAAGAACTTTTCCGGGGGCCTGTCCCTCATTGTCGCTTTTACGGCCAAATGGTCGCTGACCTGCTCCAGTCTGGCGGAGCTTAAGCAGATGGTCCTGGATAAGATCGGGGAAGTGAACGCATACTTTACGCTGGATACGCTGGAGAATGTGATTAAGGGCGGGCGGCTGAACCGGCTGTCCGGCGCAGTGGCTTCCGTATTGAACATCAAGCTGCTGCTGAAAATCAGCGATGAAGGGACCGTTGAGGTGGTAGAAAAAACACGCGGGCTTCCCAAAGCGCTGAGTCACCTGCTGGCAAAGCTGGAACACAAACAGCATGATTACGAAAAAGCGGTGATTGCCATTGTGCACAGCAACTGTGAGAAGCTGGCGCAGGAGATCAAGGAGCGGATTCTGGAAAAGCATCCCTTCAAAGAGATCCTATTTTCCAGTATGGGACCTGTGATGGGCACCTATGCGGGCGAAGGCGGAATCGGCGTGGCTTTTTAA
- a CDS encoding hydantoinase B/oxoprolinase family protein: MARKVDDWLLSQIVGGTLDSVAEEMSAVVTRTARSPIFNEAHDFTTGVFDFTRSSTRLVAQAPGCTLHLYAIVSAVDQLMEAFKNDLHPGDVLLVNDPYHGGSHSLDWTIVMPVFHGRRPILLPAVRSHMGDNGGPVAGGYNPRSRDIWHDGLRIPPIKLYARGEKRRDVFEMILANNRLEHWLEGDLDAMIGACKMAAERIGQLLERYGPPSVIGAIEQRIEYTERRVREEISSWPDGTYTAETFADHDFQGNRDIKIRATVKVEGSGLEIDFTGSSPQVAGFINSPLSNTTSFAFVAVSTCCDESIPINEGYMNPVKVTAPEGTVVNPRLPAPCGHATACVGAEIAEAVLLAISQCAPERAGVNAHKLPLAYTNGTYEDGRPWVNLNFFGYTGGAGGAFETDGWGLYPPVMTGVILPSIEMNELQYPSRVLKHEYAADYTGAGQYRGAPGLEVKIQHLEPSYTSVMMAGVRNTTRGLCGGGDAPANLVVLGDGQSAPLEVRETAFHVHMEPGGIITFHRAGGGGWGNPLLREPGKVLEDVLNGIVSVEGAEREYGVGIVRVDGGFAVDDRKTAELRQLKQG; the protein is encoded by the coding sequence ATGGCAAGAAAGGTTGATGATTGGCTGCTCAGCCAGATTGTAGGCGGAACTCTCGATTCAGTCGCTGAAGAAATGAGCGCAGTTGTTACGCGCACTGCCCGTTCGCCTATTTTTAATGAAGCGCATGATTTTACGACAGGTGTCTTTGATTTCACCCGCAGCTCCACCAGACTTGTGGCCCAGGCACCAGGCTGCACGCTGCATTTGTATGCCATTGTCAGTGCAGTAGACCAGCTAATGGAGGCCTTCAAAAATGATCTGCATCCCGGCGATGTGCTGCTGGTAAATGATCCTTACCATGGCGGCTCGCACAGTCTGGATTGGACCATAGTAATGCCGGTCTTCCACGGCCGCAGACCCATTCTGCTTCCTGCGGTACGAAGCCATATGGGAGATAACGGGGGGCCCGTAGCCGGAGGTTACAACCCGCGTTCCCGGGACATCTGGCATGACGGGCTGCGGATTCCACCCATTAAGCTGTATGCGCGCGGCGAGAAGCGCCGCGATGTCTTTGAGATGATTCTGGCGAATAACCGGCTGGAGCACTGGCTTGAGGGGGATCTGGACGCGATGATCGGCGCCTGCAAGATGGCCGCCGAACGGATCGGACAGCTGCTGGAACGTTACGGCCCCCCTTCCGTCATTGGTGCGATTGAGCAGCGGATCGAATATACGGAGCGGAGGGTGCGCGAGGAAATTTCCAGTTGGCCTGACGGCACGTATACGGCGGAAACTTTCGCTGACCACGATTTTCAGGGGAACCGTGACATCAAAATCCGTGCCACAGTAAAGGTTGAAGGCAGCGGGCTTGAGATTGACTTTACAGGGTCCTCTCCGCAGGTAGCCGGATTCATCAACAGCCCGCTTTCCAATACGACTTCATTTGCTTTTGTTGCGGTCTCCACCTGCTGTGACGAGAGCATACCGATCAATGAAGGGTACATGAATCCGGTTAAGGTAACGGCTCCTGAAGGCACTGTGGTCAATCCGCGCCTGCCGGCCCCATGCGGGCATGCCACAGCCTGTGTGGGTGCCGAAATTGCCGAAGCCGTTCTCCTTGCGATCTCCCAGTGTGCGCCTGAAAGAGCAGGCGTCAATGCGCATAAGCTGCCGCTGGCGTATACGAACGGAACCTATGAAGATGGGCGTCCCTGGGTCAATCTGAACTTTTTCGGCTATACGGGCGGGGCCGGAGGCGCCTTCGAAACCGATGGCTGGGGATTGTATCCGCCGGTAATGACCGGGGTCATCCTGCCTTCCATTGAGATGAATGAACTCCAGTATCCAAGCCGTGTGCTTAAGCATGAATATGCCGCGGATTATACGGGAGCCGGTCAATACCGCGGTGCACCGGGACTTGAAGTGAAAATACAGCATCTTGAGCCAAGCTACACCAGTGTGATGATGGCCGGGGTACGCAACACGACCCGCGGTTTATGCGGGGGCGGCGACGCACCTGCGAATCTGGTGGTACTGGGCGACGGCCAGTCGGCCCCTCTTGAAGTCCGGGAAACAGCTTTTCATGTACACATGGAACCGGGCGGCATCATTACATTCCACCGTGCCGGAGGCGGAGGCTGGGGAAATCCGCTGCTTCGGGAGCCGGGCAAAGTGCTGGAGGATGTTCTGAACGGTATCGTGTCTGTCGAAGGAGCTGAACGGGAGTATGGCGTAGGGATTGTTCGTGTCGATGGAGGGTTTGCGGTCGATGACCGCAAAACGGCAGAACTTCGTCAGCTAAAACAGGGCTGA
- a CDS encoding hydantoinase B/oxoprolinase family protein — MPPVHSIEDQIIYGKIAAVSRHAGEQLQRISRSPLIAESRAFAAGIVTEAAGLVHQIQGEAEHLYALRASTRAMYDHFAYDLEEGDVLISADVYKGGTKGQMLTMVLPFFLEGELTLSPVIRVQLTDLAGEYPGGYHPEAFEMWQESMRITPVKLYSGGKLQRDVQRFVLANSRTPGLLASDLDALRASLLQAQTGLRSIIQAYGLSKVARAIGQMKAHTQEQVLNLLPEGRKEWCGAADFSASKVSGRVQVRMQREGNLWKADFTGSASQVEAPFNCSEATTSACAVVAILAEHLESLPVNDGLLDVFDFKLPAGSIVNPAYPSATALGYHTAGQAVAAAVTHALNGSDNNEGKFPAVHGAAPLTVLYSPIGSQKQTVPVFLELGYTASAGGWGPPVLHSGRSLASAEELEWRSGLRMTQRELAGDEGMEVRVELLDGSWEACIFVPDQADSSGLSVAVESCGEVWKGTVTGLPISAGATIHYTFARNGGGRPAEKEVGLHGKKG, encoded by the coding sequence ATGCCTCCAGTCCACAGTATTGAAGACCAGATTATCTACGGTAAAATCGCAGCGGTGAGCCGCCACGCAGGGGAACAGCTGCAGCGGATCTCCCGGTCGCCGCTGATCGCTGAATCGCGGGCCTTTGCGGCCGGGATTGTAACAGAAGCTGCTGGGCTTGTTCATCAAATCCAGGGAGAGGCGGAGCATTTGTATGCGCTGCGTGCAAGCACGCGGGCCATGTATGACCATTTTGCCTATGATCTCGAAGAAGGGGATGTGCTGATCTCCGCTGATGTCTACAAGGGCGGAACCAAAGGCCAGATGCTTACGATGGTCCTGCCGTTCTTTCTGGAAGGCGAGCTGACTCTTTCGCCGGTGATCCGGGTTCAGCTAACGGATCTTGCGGGGGAATATCCCGGAGGATATCATCCCGAAGCCTTTGAGATGTGGCAGGAAAGTATGCGCATCACCCCCGTCAAGCTGTATTCAGGAGGCAAGCTGCAGCGGGATGTGCAGCGTTTTGTACTGGCAAACAGCCGGACTCCAGGGCTGCTGGCATCCGATCTGGATGCGCTTCGGGCAAGTCTGCTGCAGGCCCAGACAGGACTTCGTTCGATTATCCAAGCCTATGGCTTGAGTAAGGTGGCCCGGGCCATCGGGCAGATGAAGGCACACACGCAGGAGCAGGTCCTGAACCTGCTCCCGGAAGGCCGGAAGGAGTGGTGTGGTGCTGCCGATTTCTCGGCTTCAAAGGTGAGCGGAAGGGTACAGGTCCGGATGCAGCGGGAGGGGAATCTATGGAAAGCGGATTTCACCGGTTCTGCCTCGCAGGTGGAAGCGCCGTTCAATTGCAGTGAGGCAACCACATCTGCCTGCGCGGTTGTGGCAATATTGGCAGAGCATTTGGAATCTCTGCCTGTTAATGACGGTTTGCTGGATGTGTTCGATTTCAAGCTGCCAGCCGGGAGTATTGTGAATCCCGCTTATCCATCTGCGACTGCGCTCGGATATCATACGGCCGGGCAGGCTGTAGCTGCAGCCGTCACTCATGCATTAAATGGATCTGACAATAACGAAGGGAAGTTTCCGGCTGTTCATGGTGCTGCACCGCTTACGGTACTCTATTCACCCATAGGTTCGCAGAAGCAGACAGTGCCTGTGTTCCTTGAACTGGGCTATACGGCATCTGCCGGCGGGTGGGGCCCGCCGGTGCTGCACAGCGGCCGCAGTCTCGCCTCGGCGGAGGAGCTGGAGTGGAGAAGCGGACTGCGCATGACACAGCGGGAACTGGCCGGGGATGAGGGTATGGAAGTGCGGGTTGAGCTGCTGGACGGCAGCTGGGAGGCCTGTATTTTTGTGCCGGATCAAGCGGATTCATCCGGTCTGTCAGTGGCTGTAGAGAGCTGTGGAGAAGTGTGGAAAGGTACGGTTACTGGACTGCCTATATCGGCTGGTGCAACAATCCATTACACATTTGCCCGGAACGGCGGCGGGAGACCCGCAGAAAAGGAGGTTGGCCTTCATGGCAAGAAAGGTTGA
- a CDS encoding hydantoinase/oxoprolinase family protein: MTAENNSWMLGIDVGGTFTDLAALDERGNITATKTPSTPDPSDGVIQGIEKLSRQLNISMLDFLTRCSLLVHGTTVATNTILEYNGAKVGLITTEGFRDEIEFRRAYKESVFSPRLPAPYPIVPRRLRIGVPERVGAQGQTIIPLDEAAVREAIRFFKEEKVEAIAVSFLFSFLDPAHEQKVKQIAQEEAPDIFVTLSSEVLPQIREFERVSTTIVNAYTAPAMKRYMERLDRRLREQQFKGELFVMQSSGGVQNIVQSGQLAASCLLSGPAGGVTAAAFIGERIGYKDLITVDMGGTSYDVSVIEQLQPTLTTESWISRYRVALPMLDIHTVGAGGGSIAWIDNGGMLQVGPRSAGSTPGPACYGRGGTEPTVTDANVVLGYINPDNFLGGEMKLDRTLSEEAIRRAVAEPLGVSVIEAALAISEIVNNNMSNAIRFVTTQRGYDPRKFALLAAGGAGAVHAGRQAEELGINTVIVPGFAPVLCALGDVIANLKVTELRTFYGNSKELQLADINQRFEQMERSAKEKLGESGKLNLNMEVRKYADMRYEGEVHEVTVPIRTRTRKITELNMEAAFGQFHELHERLYAHKNIGQEIELLNLRLDLIGVRDRIQLQEGQFSEEDPGAAQISSRPVYFGQQADETKIYDSSLLVPGNLIVGPAIIEHWGSTIVVYPGDEALIDPGGNCIIEVRKEKEAV, translated from the coding sequence ATGACAGCAGAGAATAACAGCTGGATGCTTGGAATTGATGTGGGGGGCACATTTACGGATCTGGCAGCTTTGGATGAACGGGGGAACATTACGGCGACCAAAACTCCTTCAACCCCCGATCCCTCGGATGGGGTGATTCAGGGAATTGAGAAATTGTCCAGGCAGCTGAATATCAGCATGCTGGATTTCCTTACCCGCTGTTCGCTGCTTGTGCATGGGACAACGGTGGCAACCAACACGATTCTGGAGTATAACGGGGCCAAAGTGGGATTGATTACTACCGAGGGCTTCAGGGATGAGATTGAATTCCGCCGCGCTTATAAGGAAAGTGTATTCTCGCCGCGTCTCCCTGCACCTTACCCGATTGTACCGAGACGCCTTCGTATCGGTGTTCCTGAGCGTGTGGGGGCACAGGGACAAACCATCATCCCCCTGGATGAGGCAGCGGTACGGGAAGCTATCCGTTTCTTCAAGGAGGAGAAGGTGGAGGCGATTGCAGTTTCTTTCCTGTTCAGCTTCCTGGACCCGGCACATGAGCAGAAGGTGAAGCAGATTGCCCAAGAAGAAGCACCTGACATCTTTGTTACATTGTCCTCGGAGGTGCTGCCGCAAATAAGGGAGTTTGAACGCGTCAGTACAACCATTGTGAATGCTTATACGGCTCCGGCAATGAAGCGGTATATGGAACGGCTGGACCGCCGTCTGCGGGAGCAGCAGTTCAAAGGCGAGCTTTTTGTCATGCAGTCCAGCGGCGGGGTGCAGAACATTGTGCAGAGCGGACAGCTTGCTGCAAGCTGCCTGCTGTCCGGACCGGCCGGTGGCGTGACTGCGGCTGCTTTTATAGGTGAACGTATCGGATATAAGGATCTCATCACGGTAGATATGGGCGGGACAAGCTATGATGTCTCGGTCATCGAGCAGCTTCAGCCGACGCTGACGACGGAAAGCTGGATCAGCCGCTACCGTGTAGCGCTGCCGATGCTGGATATCCATACAGTAGGTGCAGGTGGCGGCAGCATCGCCTGGATCGATAACGGAGGCATGCTGCAGGTGGGGCCGCGCAGTGCCGGGTCAACACCAGGCCCGGCCTGCTACGGCCGGGGCGGTACTGAGCCAACGGTAACCGATGCGAATGTTGTGCTGGGATATATTAACCCCGATAACTTCCTGGGCGGTGAAATGAAGCTGGACCGCACCTTGTCAGAAGAAGCCATCCGCCGGGCGGTTGCGGAACCGTTAGGGGTTTCGGTTATTGAAGCGGCGCTTGCGATATCGGAGATTGTGAATAACAACATGTCCAACGCCATCCGGTTTGTAACGACCCAGCGCGGCTACGATCCCCGCAAGTTTGCGCTCCTTGCTGCAGGCGGGGCGGGAGCCGTTCATGCTGGACGGCAGGCGGAGGAGCTTGGCATCAATACGGTTATTGTCCCGGGCTTCGCCCCTGTGCTGTGCGCGCTTGGCGATGTGATCGCCAACCTCAAAGTCACTGAATTGCGCACGTTCTACGGGAATTCGAAAGAGCTGCAACTGGCTGATATCAATCAGCGTTTTGAGCAGATGGAACGTTCTGCCAAAGAAAAGCTCGGAGAGAGCGGGAAGCTGAATCTGAATATGGAAGTCCGCAAATATGCGGATATGCGTTATGAAGGCGAGGTTCATGAGGTAACGGTTCCGATCCGCACACGTACCCGCAAGATTACGGAACTGAATATGGAAGCTGCCTTTGGTCAGTTTCATGAACTGCATGAACGGCTCTATGCCCACAAAAATATCGGTCAGGAAATCGAACTGCTGAATTTGCGGCTCGATCTGATCGGAGTCAGGGACCGGATACAGCTGCAGGAAGGCCAGTTCAGTGAAGAAGATCCCGGGGCGGCTCAAATCTCCTCCCGCCCGGTATATTTTGGACAGCAGGCGGATGAGACGAAGATTTATGACAGCTCGCTGCTGGTGCCGGGCAATCTGATTGTAGGCCCGGCGATTATTGAGCACTGGGGATCGACGATTGTCGTGTATCCGGGAGATGAGGCGCTGATTGACCCGGGCGGCAACTGTATTATTGAGGTGCGGAAAGAAAAGGAGGCGGTATAG
- a CDS encoding cytosine permease, which yields MAIQKEHTAGRQGNIAALEDYAIQSVPAEKRKSWLNVAFTSCGWIISLSTIFVGGSLAAGMTFGQAILAAVIGMTILAVYGFFQGWMGAKYGVATAVLARQAFGRAGAGLFGILLSLTMGIGWFGWQVAFFGSTIEQMFPGQWFADPTFAIIWGGVLMIFTALIGYKGITYLSFVAVPLVIVLSIWGIFVAADASGGLSNLFALQPTGASLGLFAGITLVVGNAALGAIVFPDVSRYGKTPLAGGMGAAVGYFVGGIFSVVAGAAMTFAAQLPDLGATPNIPAVMAKLGMGFFAFLILVFAQWSNNDNNLYTGALGLRNVVKLPKFVLVLIMGVLGIVIALTGYQDHFVPFLNFLGVYVPPIAGVMIADHWIVRRGTYQFGEGTKYSGINLAAIAAVIIAGVIASNIAWGISPINSTVLGLIIYPVLTALLRLLRIPYEWGQTTEDSTGY from the coding sequence ATGGCAATCCAAAAAGAGCATACAGCGGGCCGGCAGGGAAATATAGCAGCCCTCGAAGATTACGCGATTCAATCGGTCCCGGCGGAAAAACGGAAAAGTTGGCTTAATGTTGCTTTTACCAGCTGCGGATGGATTATCTCCTTATCGACCATATTTGTAGGGGGATCACTCGCAGCGGGCATGACCTTCGGACAAGCCATTCTGGCGGCGGTAATCGGGATGACCATTCTGGCGGTGTACGGGTTTTTCCAAGGCTGGATGGGGGCTAAATACGGTGTGGCTACCGCTGTTCTCGCCCGGCAGGCCTTCGGGCGGGCCGGTGCCGGACTGTTCGGCATACTGCTGTCGCTGACGATGGGGATCGGCTGGTTTGGCTGGCAGGTTGCTTTTTTCGGATCAACGATTGAGCAAATGTTTCCCGGCCAATGGTTTGCGGACCCGACCTTCGCGATTATCTGGGGCGGCGTGCTTATGATTTTTACGGCTTTGATCGGCTATAAGGGGATTACTTATTTAAGCTTTGTTGCTGTGCCGCTGGTCATTGTTCTTTCGATCTGGGGGATATTTGTTGCTGCCGATGCTTCTGGCGGATTAAGTAATTTGTTTGCTCTTCAGCCTACCGGCGCGTCCCTTGGCTTGTTCGCGGGAATCACTCTGGTAGTGGGGAATGCGGCGCTTGGCGCCATCGTTTTCCCGGATGTTTCGCGGTATGGGAAGACACCACTGGCCGGCGGTATGGGCGCAGCGGTTGGTTATTTTGTCGGCGGGATTTTTTCGGTGGTCGCCGGAGCGGCTATGACCTTTGCGGCACAACTGCCTGACCTGGGGGCCACTCCTAATATCCCGGCTGTAATGGCCAAGCTTGGCATGGGCTTCTTTGCTTTTTTGATTCTGGTTTTTGCCCAATGGTCCAACAATGACAACAATCTGTATACAGGCGCACTTGGTTTGCGCAATGTGGTGAAGCTGCCGAAGTTCGTTCTGGTGCTCATCATGGGGGTACTTGGTATTGTGATTGCGCTGACAGGCTATCAGGATCATTTCGTGCCGTTCCTGAACTTCCTTGGCGTCTATGTGCCGCCGATTGCGGGGGTTATGATTGCCGATCACTGGATTGTGCGCAGAGGCACCTATCAATTTGGTGAGGGCACGAAGTATAGCGGAATTAATCTCGCGGCCATCGCCGCTGTGATCATTGCAGGCGTTATCGCGTCAAATATTGCATGGGGAATCAGCCCGATTAATTCGACCGTTCTGGGTCTGATCATCTATCCGGTGCTGACTGCGCTGCTGCGGCTGCTGCGGATTCCCTATGAGTGGGGACAAACTACGGAAGATTCTACAGGTTACTAA
- a CDS encoding OsmC family protein has product MISVLWSNHSYTVNSDNTYEAPAGARQSPMDILCESLGMCIAVSLVRLMGDAGLDSNLLTVEVVPHKAHGGAPRVENMNVSVIFPGALSTEIKEKLLLQASRVCTIGNTLKRGSEITYEIKP; this is encoded by the coding sequence ATGATATCAGTCCTATGGAGCAATCACAGTTATACGGTTAACAGCGACAATACGTATGAAGCGCCCGCAGGCGCCAGACAGTCGCCCATGGATATTCTTTGTGAGTCACTGGGCATGTGCATCGCGGTTTCCCTTGTCAGATTAATGGGGGATGCGGGGCTGGACAGCAATCTGCTGACAGTCGAAGTAGTGCCTCATAAAGCCCATGGAGGGGCACCCCGTGTTGAGAATATGAACGTCTCGGTGATATTCCCCGGTGCATTAAGCACGGAAATCAAAGAGAAGCTGCTGCTGCAGGCGTCCCGGGTGTGTACCATTGGCAACACCTTAAAACGCGGCAGTGAAATTACTTACGAAATTAAACCATAA
- a CDS encoding TetR/AcrR family transcriptional regulator, whose amino-acid sequence MSREETNTKKSEERRSELLGIALELFAKFGYHNTKISDIVKQAGVAQGTFYWHFKSKEAIALEIIASGRAEIVKVIGQGYRSHSGTVEDMVTASELLLTSLFRFAGSNRYFMELLYAGAGNDEVIRSAVNETRNEMERAFRRNIERAVELQMLPANIDSSLRAMLLVSLIEGVISRWLFGPREAESELSRKTAEELAAETARFEFFGLLGTTKNTVNEDKKGGSE is encoded by the coding sequence ATTTCGCGCGAAGAAACAAATACCAAAAAAAGTGAAGAACGCAGAAGCGAACTGCTCGGAATCGCTCTGGAGCTGTTCGCCAAATTCGGATACCATAATACAAAAATCTCGGATATCGTCAAGCAGGCCGGTGTCGCACAAGGCACGTTTTACTGGCATTTCAAGAGCAAGGAAGCCATTGCTCTGGAGATTATTGCGAGCGGCAGAGCCGAGATTGTGAAGGTGATCGGTCAAGGATACCGAAGCCATTCAGGAACCGTAGAGGATATGGTCACTGCGTCTGAACTGCTTTTAACCAGCCTGTTCCGTTTTGCGGGCAGCAACCGTTATTTCATGGAGCTTTTGTATGCCGGGGCAGGTAATGACGAGGTCATCCGCAGTGCGGTGAACGAAACGAGAAATGAGATGGAACGGGCATTCCGGCGCAATATCGAACGTGCGGTGGAGCTGCAGATGCTTCCGGCTAACATTGATTCCTCACTCCGGGCGATGCTTCTGGTGAGTCTTATTGAAGGCGTGATTTCCCGCTGGCTGTTCGGGCCAAGGGAGGCGGAATCCGAGCTGTCCCGGAAGACCGCTGAGGAGCTTGCTGCCGAGACAGCCAGATTCGAGTTCTTTGGTCTGCTGGGCACAACGAAGAATACAGTAAATGAAGACAAGAAGGGGGGTTCGGAATGA
- a CDS encoding metal-dependent hydrolase has product MKIIYHGHSCIQIEVSGKSLIIDPFLRGNPAAVTKPEEVKTDMVLLTHAHVDHILDAAPIALQNNVPIVANVELAGYMEGQGVQTIGMNIGGTVDLGFAKATMIHAFHSSGITLEDGQKAIYGGMPAGFIIQAEGRTVVHTGDTGLFGDLKMFGELYDIDLAILPIGGHYTMGPEHALIAAKWLGAKQVLPIHYNTFPPIVQDANAFVRALGEEGIRGTVLGYGESLEL; this is encoded by the coding sequence ATGAAAATCATTTACCACGGCCATTCCTGCATTCAGATTGAGGTGAGCGGGAAGTCGCTCATTATCGACCCGTTTCTTAGAGGCAACCCCGCTGCGGTCACCAAACCGGAGGAGGTCAAGACAGATATGGTGCTGCTGACCCATGCCCATGTGGATCATATTCTGGATGCTGCCCCGATTGCGCTGCAGAATAATGTGCCAATCGTGGCGAATGTGGAGCTGGCTGGTTACATGGAAGGACAAGGCGTCCAGACTATCGGGATGAACATCGGGGGGACGGTTGATCTTGGTTTTGCCAAGGCGACGATGATTCATGCTTTTCATAGCTCCGGCATTACGCTGGAAGACGGGCAGAAAGCGATTTATGGCGGCATGCCTGCGGGATTCATTATTCAGGCGGAAGGACGCACTGTTGTGCACACCGGGGACACGGGCCTGTTCGGAGATTTGAAAATGTTCGGTGAGCTGTATGACATCGATCTGGCGATTCTGCCTATCGGGGGGCATTACACTATGGGACCGGAGCATGCGCTGATTGCCGCCAAATGGCTGGGAGCCAAGCAGGTGCTTCCGATTCACTACAATACCTTCCCGCCTATTGTGCAGGATGCGAATGCTTTTGTGCGGGCGCTTGGGGAAGAAGGAATCAGAGGCACGGTGCTTGGTTACGGGGAGTCACTGGAGCTGTAA
- a CDS encoding MFS transporter has protein sequence MSVSWKVYILAIISFLVGTSEYIVSGILDRISLSFGVSLASGGQLITIFSLVYAICTPILMALTASMDRRRLILSGLGLFVAANILSFVLPGYGLFVVARIIMALGAGIVVVTALNIAAKIAREGRQASSIATVVMGFTASLIIGVPLGRMTADAIGWKYIFLGIALLGLISMLIIFLTIPRIKGDEPIPLSQQLALLKEPKVALGLAVTFFWLGGYSIAYTYLSPYLITISGINDSYISGALLIFGIASMIGSKIGGFSADRWGVYPTLFGGMLLHILMLVLLSLVTHSVVGVLAVLLLWSFAAWSTGPTQQYHITTLKPEASGVMLGLNQSMMQLAMAAGAGIGGLAVQQIALSSITWIGAASVFLATSATLILYRLGAERKTVLEQKL, from the coding sequence ATGTCGGTAAGCTGGAAAGTTTATATTTTGGCCATTATAAGTTTTTTGGTGGGGACATCTGAGTATATTGTGTCTGGAATTTTAGACCGCATCTCACTTTCATTCGGCGTTTCACTGGCTTCTGGTGGACAATTGATCACGATCTTCTCGCTCGTATATGCTATCTGTACACCAATTCTTATGGCACTGACGGCAAGCATGGACAGACGAAGATTAATTCTATCAGGTCTGGGCTTGTTCGTTGCAGCTAACATTTTATCCTTTGTTCTGCCTGGGTATGGGTTATTCGTGGTCGCACGTATTATTATGGCGCTTGGTGCGGGAATAGTCGTAGTTACGGCACTAAATATTGCAGCTAAAATCGCCCGGGAAGGCAGGCAGGCAAGCTCGATAGCAACAGTTGTCATGGGCTTCACAGCTTCTCTGATTATTGGTGTTCCTCTGGGAAGAATGACGGCGGATGCCATCGGATGGAAGTATATTTTCCTAGGTATTGCACTGTTGGGACTAATTTCCATGCTGATTATTTTTCTTACAATTCCACGTATCAAAGGTGATGAACCCATTCCCTTATCGCAGCAGCTTGCATTGCTGAAGGAACCAAAAGTGGCCTTGGGATTAGCCGTTACGTTCTTCTGGCTCGGAGGATATTCCATCGCGTATACTTATTTGTCTCCGTACCTGATTACGATTTCGGGGATTAACGACAGCTACATCAGTGGTGCACTGTTAATCTTCGGTATTGCCAGTATGATCGGTTCGAAAATTGGCGGCTTCAGTGCGGATCGCTGGGGAGTGTATCCTACGTTATTTGGCGGGATGCTGCTGCATATATTGATGCTTGTCCTATTGTCTCTTGTTACCCATTCCGTTGTCGGTGTGCTGGCTGTGCTTTTGCTCTGGTCATTTGCAGCCTGGTCAACCGGGCCCACCCAACAGTACCATATCACTACCTTGAAACCCGAAGCGTCGGGGGTAATGTTAGGCCTGAACCAGTCGATGATGCAGCTGGCTATGGCGGCTGGGGCTGGGATTGGAGGACTTGCGGTTCAGCAGATTGCGCTGTCTTCGATTACATGGATTGGTGCAGCTAGTGTGTTTTTGGCAACAAGTGCAACTCTGATTTTATATCGGCTTGGAGCTGAAAGAAAAACTGTGCTCGAACAAAAGCTGTAA
- a CDS encoding ArsR/SmtB family transcription factor: MNPIEVFKALSNESRFQILQWLKEPNLHFTPHEGIDMTEVGVCVTQITNKLNMTQSTASQYLAMMQRAGLITTKRIGKFTYYQRNEQAIRQLAAFMKDEI, translated from the coding sequence ATGAACCCTATCGAAGTATTTAAGGCTTTGTCGAATGAATCGCGTTTTCAGATCTTGCAGTGGCTAAAAGAACCGAATCTCCATTTTACACCCCATGAAGGGATTGATATGACTGAAGTTGGGGTATGTGTAACCCAGATAACGAACAAGCTGAACATGACGCAGTCGACGGCTTCCCAATATCTTGCGATGATGCAGCGGGCCGGACTGATTACAACCAAACGGATTGGCAAATTTACGTACTACCAAAGAAACGAACAGGCGATTCGTCAATTGGCAGCTTTTATGAAAGATGAGATATAG